One Salvia splendens isolate huo1 chromosome 1, SspV2, whole genome shotgun sequence genomic window, TTGGAGAAAGAAGTTGAAATATTGTCTGCCCAGGTATATTTCGTTGCTAAGTAGTAGTTGTTTTCTCATAGTAATAGCCTATTACAACATATTTCAATGTATATATGTTGATATAGGATGATGGTGGTGGAGAGGCCCTTGAACTCATTTATGAACGATTGGATGCATTGGATGCAGCCACTGCTGAAAAGCGAGCTGCTGAGATTTTATTTGGTCTTGGCTTTACCAAGCAAATGCAAGAGAAGAAGACACGTGACTTTTCTGGAGGCTGGAGGATGAGGATTGCTCTAGCAAGAGCTCTTTTCATGAACCCAACCATATTGCTGCTTGATGAACCAACAAATCATCTAGGTGTGCTCAGTAGATAGCATGGCCGTTAAATTTATCTGCAATTGCTTTCCATGCACAGTTTATTAGCATGCTCTTTTGATATTTGTTTTACTATTCCCTTTTTAATGGTCACAGATTTGGAGGCATGTGTCTGGTTAGAGGAGATGTTGAAGAAGTTCGAGCGAATTCTTGTTGTGGTTTCACATTCCCAGGATTTCCTGAACGGAGTATGCACCAACATCATACATATGCAGAGTAAGAAGATAAAGCTCTACTCTGGAAATTTCGACCAGTATTGCCAAACCAGATCTGAACTTGAGGAGAACCAGATGAAACAATACAAGTGGGAGCAGGAGCAGATAGCTTCAATGAAGGAATACATTGCACGGTTTGGTCATGGATCTGCTAAGCTTGCGCGTCAGGCCCAGAGTAAAGAGAAAACTTTGGCAAAGATGGAGCGGGGTGGTCTTACGGAGAAAGTGGCCCGGGATAAGGTCCTTGTTTTCAGATTTACTGATGTTGGAAAGCTCCCTCCTCCTGTTCTTCAGTTTGTGGAAGTGAAATTTGGCTACACTCCTGATAATCTCATCTACAAGAATGTTGATTTTGGTGTTGATCTTGATTCGAGAGTGGCTCTGGTGGGACCTAATGGTGCAGGGAAAAGCACCCTGCTAAAGCTGATGACAGGGGATTTGGTTCCTCAGGATGGCATGGTTCGTCGGCATAACCACTTGAGGATCGCACAGTTCCATCAGCATTTGGCTGAGAAACTTGATGTGGAAATGTCAGCCCTCCAGTATATGATGAGGGAGTATCCTGGACATGAAGAAGAGAAGATGAGAGCTATAGTTGGAAGGTTTGGGCTCACTGGAAAAGCACAAGTGATGTCTATGAAGAACTTGTCTGATGGGCAAAGGAGTCGGGTGATCTTTGCATGGCTAGCTTGGAGGCAACCGCACATGCTACTGCTGGATGAGCCAACTAACCATCTGGATATTGAGACGATCGACTCACTGGCGGAGGCACTTAATGAATGGGATGGTGGGTTGGTTCTTGTTAGCCATGATTTCAGGCTGATAAACCAGGTCGCGAAAGAGATATGGGTTTGCGAGAATCAGGCCGTGACTCGGTGGGAGGGAGACATCATGGACTTCAAGCGGCACCTAAGGGCGAGAGCTGGCTTGTTGGACTGAGGTGAGATGGTAGTGTATCAGGTTTTCCTCGCATAGGTTTGGTGTGCTCGGGCGGTTGGTGATGCCTGTGTAAGTCGCGCATTAAGAGGTAGATGTGAAATGGGTGCTGCTGGCTGTGTCATGCCCTGGCGTCCAAGAGGCGGAGGTGGCTTCTCCCTCCACTAATATTATTTATGCGTGTTctatataaaattttgatgTGGGTACTGAATTTCCATTGTCATCCTTGAGAGTTGAGATCATTAATGTTTGattctactatttttttaatgactGCCATCTTATGGTTTTTTGTTGACATATTCTGTTTGAATATTACTGATTCACTAAACTATCATTTCTTAGTCTGTTTTAAACAACCTTGTTAACTATATCTGTTTACACAATCTTTTATTTACCTTGTTAAAATATCATTACTTGATGTCTGTCTTTAAAAGAACCTCCTTAACAACCATTGGACGGAGGAGGAATAGGAATATGCCTTCGGAAAAACATTGTATACTAATTACTATTCTTTTGTTAGGGATGGTTTATTGAGATGTATGATTTCGTATTTTTATTTTCGTTATTACTAGATTCTTCCAATCTcatcaaacaaaattaattcTAATCCAAATTTTAATTCTTCAAAGCACTAATTAATCTACactgtttttattaatttaattagttctcTCCTTTCACATTAACAATAAAGTTACAATGCACCTCTAGAAATGACACTCGTAAATCTGAAACCCCAAGATGCAATTTCTATGAAATTCATATGTCAAAGCATACAAGAGCATTAGTTTGTGTGTTTCTTTTTTCAATCTGTTGCAacataaatagaaaatactaaCAAATTACGAAAGAaccttcaaaattttaatttcgaaAAAAGAAGACAAATACTCCCCAATACACCTCTAACGAATCTAATGGGGTATGCACTTGCCCAAAAAGTGGTCAAATTCCCAACTATGCAACTATCCTTactaacaacaacaaaaaaaatgaccAAGTTACAATTTTAGAAAACGTGTCACTTTAAGTGGTACGAAATGAGAGTATCTCGTAGTAATCAACATGTTTTAACCACGGTCTGATAGCAATCCCAACCTGAGCCCCCCTCGGGAGCCCATTGCTCCGCCAGTATCCCCTCAAGCTCGGTCGGGGAGCAAGGCAGCGTGAGGGCCCCATGGTGATCGAAGCCATactcctcggccgcctgctccaACAAGCGCAGGAAGGAGGGACGGGTCAAGAAACTCAAGGGCAAAACGAACCTCTTAAGGTCGTCGTCTTCGACCGCCATCACCGCAAAATGCCCCTCCTTCACGTCCTCCGGCACCCATTTCTTTCGAGGAATCAAACTTTTTTGTAGCATTTTCACCACTATTTTCAGCTTTAGAAAACcgccatttttctttttcacgCTTGCTCTTGCTTTTGGCATGTTTGTTAGAGAAATATAaaatgtgtgtttgttttaagcTACAATGATGCGTGTAcaaatatatatagagagaggtcTAGATcgaattaataatttaaaaaaacgaGAATGTTGATAGTATTATGTTTTGTGTGGGTGGTGGTAATAATTTGCCGCTTATAAAGCAATCAATTATAATAATGAAACATTTTAAAATTCGGTGAAAAACACAACCCGTGACAGCTTAATTTGTCCGTTATTTAAGTACacgtagtatttttttatatgtcATTAAAATAAGCTCCGTACTTAAGCTGTCGGTATTACTCATTTGTGCCTAAGATTTTTTTGTCACAAAGTTTTTTAATATTGTATAATTGTCACTTTGGAGTGACTTAGTTGGTGAATGTCAAATTCATAACCACACTCTAGATAAAGAATTTTAAACGCAGAGAATATTACTTCGAAATACAATATTAGTATACTTTTCTTACAATTTGAATAAATGGTTTGTTGGAATAATTATTCCATGGCAATATAAACCATTTACTTGgacttttttttcattattttaatgattaatttaaattgtAGTAATTGAGATAATTACATGCAGAAGGGCATGCATGGTCGTGTAAAAATATGAGAGGAAATGCAATTGCAATAGTAGTTAAGGAAAAATGGGAGACCATTGCACATGATAAAGTTTGATAGTTTCATGAAAGGTCACTATTAAGCAGTCAATTCGGCAGGCCTTATATCGAACACAAATACCATTGTAGTTGGCATCAAATAAAAGTGTCGAATTTTAGTTGGGAGAATTTTCATCCATTTCTTTTGTGGTCAAGAATTCAGGAACCCCATGTTACATATATGTATTTCTCATCTTAAATTGTTTTATGTAGTTCATATTTTTGGCTGCCTAATTATATTGTGATGGCAAAAACCTGTAGCAGCTACAATGCATCTCACTTCTATTTAAGTTCCTCAATTTTtacttataatttattaataacaATTAGACCTACTCCTAGTATTTTATTAGAGCGGAAACATTATGCATCcaatataatactaatatgacgacaataataattatattttgaatagATATGATTTAGAAACAGAAATAGCATATTCGATAAAACAATTAtactaatactagtatttatatTGCTATTCCGGTGGCTTTAATATAAGATGTGAGCATTTAAAGTATCAAAAAGTGCACGTAGTGTGTGTGTCTAATCTATAAACGTGAAATGTAATAAGATTTCATGTAATTAATAGGATTGTGTAGGTTTGGCGTAGATATACTATCAACTAATTTCGACACATAAAACttttatagtatattattaGAATTTATAGACAAAAACTTTTGACCATTTCTTTAATGGGGAATACGCATTTACCAAAGAATAACCTATTTAAGTCGACACATAACATACGCCTTCAAGATGCATGCGACCACGATTGTTAATTAATAGGCCCGTGCGTGATGCCTAACATTTCACGCATGGATTCTAACATAGCCCTCGAAATTTAGGACACGACAAAAAACTTGATACAAAAATTCGtacaaaattaatgaatttgAGTCGAACCTTATTGAATAGTATCCTTATTAGATTGACTGAGTATTCAATAATTTTAAGTTGAGTTCGAGTTGGTGTTGGTGACCCATTACaaataatgtttttattttaattaatttaagggtaaattttcatttaaatcACAACTTTTAATTGATTTCTGGTTTATCCCACAACTTACAAAATTAGCTAATTAAATCATATTATAACACTTTCGCAATTGTCCCATAACTTAAAATTTTTGGCGATTATGTGGTGAAGTGGACGCCCATGTTTTCCACGTGGAGGTGAAATTTTAAGTCATGGGACAATTGCGAAAgtgtcataagttatgatttAATTAGCTAACTTTTGTAAGTTGTGGAATATACCGGAAGTCAACTAAATGTTGTGATTTAATTAGCAATTTTcccttattttaattatttttattttattagttcgTGTAAATCAGGTTTTTATCGTGTAAATAAACTACTCATATAAATAAGGTTTAATCTTGTAAATGATGTTTTTATCgagtaatattaggttttaatcatGTAAATCATATTCAGGTTGTTATCATGTCGTTTCAACCTTATTATATCATGTCATGTACGAGTCAGGTTTGGGTTTGACGGTAGCAAATTGGTCCGTGTTAGAGTTGAAAGTTTCCTTAACAGGACAGGTTCAAGTAGCAACGACCTAACTAACCCACACGATTTGTTACCCTTAATTCAACAAGACATTTCCTGATTTCCAAAcaagatttttaaaattaaaacaaaaattaaacttaatttataaaaaagtaaCAAATTTTATATTTGCATTATGGTCTATtgataataatagtaaaacaaagaaaaaataataaagatagaGAAATGAATCAGATAGGATTAAAGCAACAGCACGTGAAAATTCCTAATTCTCAAATTTAATCTGTGATGGACCGCAACGTAGCTCAGccatatataatttttaagtaTAACACTTAATTGATAATTAAGTACAATAATATTAATCAGAAAAAATGCATCATGCATTTAGACGTTGGCCATGTGAGATAGATGTGTTCTCGATAAGTAGAACATAATCGAttctaatattttcttaaaacaaTAAAcgtaaaatttaattaatgagGCCAATTTAATCGATTTTATTTGATATCTGAAAGTCAGTAAAATTAGAGCATATTGGGAAATGAAGATCACATTTTCtatttccaaaattgattataaatgtaaattatgattttgatattAATAGGTAAAAATACCCTTTCTGTTTCTGATTGGCAATGATTAAAATATAGTAAGATCCAGTTCTCCAGTAGCAAAACTAATCACATGGTGCCCTAACAATTCCTCTGCACATGATATTGTTTTGCTTTATTTATCTAAAAGGGGAATTAGTgatcgtgttcgtgtttgtgttCCTGATCGTATTGCAACTGAAAAATATTAATCAAGTATAGAGATGATTCTACAAATTGTATGTGtgaattttgagaaatatgaaaacaatattcaGTCACAACAATATCATATCATCAAGTttgaaaattgatttatttatgtatttgttGTTGAAGTATGAATTTGGCCTCAAAGCACTTTGCAGATGAGGTGGGAACAGATAAAGTGGATGCATTTAATTCAAAAGAGTGTCAACTCATTGTCACCAATCCTAATAGACATATGCAATATTTTGGTATTACGTGAGATTTTGTATTCCTAAAttcctagataaaatagatATGATGTAAAATGGACCACATTGTACAGTAGAGTAGGGTACTTCGTACCTTAAATTTGTCTGTGGATATATAGCAAACTTGCCATGGTAAGTAGGATAAGAATGGTACCATGTAATGCCAAACACCCCCTTCTTCGTCCGTTATTAATAGTCTCATTTGAAATCAACATGGATTTTAGGTGAAAACAATTAATTGTATAcattcacttttatttattaccACTATTAATTTCTAAAGAAAtctaaataaaatgaattagtgaaacGTAGAACTTAGTTTACCTAATACGGTCAAAGtcaaataaaacatttaatgaCGAATATATGGAATAATGTTTCTGATACTTTTTTTCATAGAATTTGTAATTTTCACATCTTACAAGAATTTTGTACTagtatttttcaataaaaattaaGTGTATCATATTTCAAGAAAATCCCATTTCTCAAACGTTTGTCCAAGAATAATATCCGCACATCCcaaatcagaaaacaaaaaatatacagattCAGTTCGAATCTATCCATAATTTCTATATTCAGACGATCAAAAAAGAGTTTACCTCTTCAAGGAAAGGCAACAAaagatggttttttttttatctggGATTGTTGGTGTTTTTACTACAACAAGAACTGCAACGAGAAAACAAGACCTTTCTAACTCGAAACTGCAGCAAAACGAAAACAAGAAGGCGATAACCAACCGCCATGAGGAACAGTATCAACAAATTCTCCCACTTGGAGTTGCTGTCAGCCGATACATCGTATACGTTCTGGAGGGCCTGATAACCTGATAACGACCTCACCTGCCCCACCGCGAACAATTCCCCACTGTACTCGTTCTCCAACAGCCCCTGAAAACAGCATTCAACGACTCGCGCTGTTTAGTATTTTCAGACCAAGAAAATCCGAGTCCCAACAGACAGCAGCAGAAGCTTACCTGGATAGAGTAAGTGTGGAAAGCGACGTATGATGTA contains:
- the LOC121757268 gene encoding auxin-induced protein 10A5-like, which produces MPKARASVKKKNGGFLKLKIVVKMLQKSLIPRKKWVPEDVKEGHFAVMAVEDDDLKRFVLPLSFLTRPSFLRLLEQAAEEYGFDHHGALTLPCSPTELEGILAEQWAPEGGSGWDCYQTVVKTC
- the LOC121806047 gene encoding ABC transporter F family member 1 gives rise to the protein MVSDASKKKAAQKKAAAAAKRGGKATASKAAAPENGSNTVDSLGSGVGDLHISDRTCTGVLCSHPLSRDIRIESLSLTFHGHDLIVDSELELNYGRRYGLLGLNGCGKSTLLASIGARELPIPEHMDIYHLSREIEASDMSSLQAVISCDEERLKLEKEVEILSAQDDGGGEALELIYERLDALDAATAEKRAAEILFGLGFTKQMQEKKTRDFSGGWRMRIALARALFMNPTILLLDEPTNHLDLEACVWLEEMLKKFERILVVVSHSQDFLNGVCTNIIHMQSKKIKLYSGNFDQYCQTRSELEENQMKQYKWEQEQIASMKEYIARFGHGSAKLARQAQSKEKTLAKMERGGLTEKVARDKVLVFRFTDVGKLPPPVLQFVEVKFGYTPDNLIYKNVDFGVDLDSRVALVGPNGAGKSTLLKLMTGDLVPQDGMVRRHNHLRIAQFHQHLAEKLDVEMSALQYMMREYPGHEEEKMRAIVGRFGLTGKAQVMSMKNLSDGQRSRVIFAWLAWRQPHMLLLDEPTNHLDIETIDSLAEALNEWDGGLVLVSHDFRLINQVAKEIWVCENQAVTRWEGDIMDFKRHLRARAGLLD